A window of the Cystobacter fuscus genome harbors these coding sequences:
- a CDS encoding hybrid sensor histidine kinase/response regulator, with amino-acid sequence MDPRVLRSLWPIFAAETREQLQTIGTAVLGLEQGTAEQAAEQLTALKREVHSLKGSAASLGLSDIEQLVHAIEDGLARCSPGHVPPPGLVDSTLRSLSAIEAALNRGDAGEPPTIEGLSGLLAGLGRGGFVPPSETKTRVSAHFRRDGLQTLEKLESALGRLCSPGLEDRPGAVWEAVGLAELLKAAANTAGITAVESLASSIRAGFARMEEAGVGASVAASDIAGALVQLRGSLEALAEETAPEPASAPAEPEVTARSAAGRRQPDMDRAVRVSVRTLDSLALQVEQLAAGRAQQLRRAEAHRELMEQTNHALLQLERAAQQLALSGNGGGALESLRAGVGQVRGVQKRLLQLSKDTHREGEQLALVAQVVRDDLRDLRMVPASQMLEPLKRTVRELAARLGKDVELVLAGGDVRIDRRIVDVLKDPLQHLVRNALDHGLESTSDRVAAGKSPRGMLSVRVEPRGTRLAVVVEDDGAGLSPENVRATAVRRGLLGEAEAAKLTDMQAARLIFEPGFSTREQVTETSGRGVGLDVVQSTATRLQGAVDVSFSPREGTRFTIDLPLILAGALGLLVRAGTSVVAIPSDAVERVLRLMPADVGTVAGHVVARVEDEQLPFHALSTSIHMPRLPLAIESGKPQTAMVLALGGVRAVFAIDAVVGQQEIVVRSLGPHLRGVAHLAGAAVLDDGSVVPVLNAPELLRVAAAPVVLRAATETRRPHILVCDDALTTRFAIKSLLEIAGYSVVTAGDGQEALGILERTPCQLVVSDWQMPRLDGIGLTRRIRAHPKLSNIPVILCTSLDSPQERAAGLEAGADGYLVKREVERGKLLDLVRQLLPTSV; translated from the coding sequence ATGGACCCCCGGGTACTGCGCAGTCTCTGGCCCATCTTCGCCGCGGAAACACGCGAGCAGTTGCAGACCATCGGCACGGCGGTGCTCGGGCTGGAGCAGGGCACCGCCGAACAGGCCGCCGAGCAGCTCACCGCGCTCAAGCGCGAGGTGCACAGCCTCAAGGGGTCCGCGGCCAGCCTGGGCCTGTCGGACATCGAGCAGCTGGTCCATGCCATCGAGGACGGGCTCGCGCGCTGCTCTCCGGGCCACGTGCCACCCCCGGGCCTGGTGGACTCCACCCTGCGCAGCCTGTCGGCCATCGAGGCCGCGCTCAACCGGGGCGACGCGGGCGAGCCACCCACCATCGAGGGGCTCTCCGGGCTCCTGGCGGGGCTCGGCCGGGGTGGCTTCGTGCCGCCCTCGGAGACGAAGACGCGGGTGTCGGCGCACTTCCGGCGTGACGGGCTGCAGACGCTCGAGAAGCTGGAGTCGGCGCTGGGCCGGTTGTGCTCGCCCGGGCTGGAGGATCGTCCCGGCGCCGTCTGGGAGGCGGTGGGGCTCGCCGAACTGCTCAAGGCCGCGGCCAACACCGCCGGCATCACCGCGGTGGAGTCCCTGGCGAGCTCCATCCGCGCCGGCTTCGCGCGCATGGAGGAGGCGGGAGTCGGCGCCAGCGTGGCGGCTTCGGACATCGCCGGGGCGCTGGTGCAGCTGCGCGGCTCGCTGGAGGCGCTCGCGGAGGAGACGGCCCCCGAGCCCGCCTCGGCCCCGGCGGAGCCCGAGGTGACGGCGCGCTCGGCGGCGGGCCGACGCCAGCCGGACATGGATCGGGCGGTGCGCGTGTCGGTGCGCACGCTCGACTCGCTGGCCCTGCAGGTGGAGCAGCTCGCGGCGGGCCGTGCCCAGCAGTTGCGCCGCGCGGAGGCCCACCGCGAGCTGATGGAGCAGACCAACCACGCCCTGCTGCAACTGGAGCGCGCGGCCCAGCAGCTCGCGCTGTCCGGCAATGGGGGTGGGGCGCTGGAGTCGCTGCGTGCCGGCGTGGGTCAGGTGCGCGGGGTGCAGAAGCGCTTGTTGCAGCTCTCCAAGGACACGCACCGCGAGGGCGAGCAGCTCGCCCTGGTGGCCCAGGTGGTGCGCGATGACCTGAGGGATCTGCGCATGGTGCCCGCGTCGCAGATGCTCGAGCCGCTCAAGCGCACGGTGCGCGAGCTGGCCGCGCGGCTGGGCAAGGACGTGGAGCTGGTGCTCGCCGGAGGGGACGTGCGCATCGACCGGCGCATCGTGGACGTGCTCAAGGATCCCCTCCAGCACCTGGTGCGCAACGCCCTGGACCACGGCCTGGAGTCCACCTCCGATCGCGTGGCCGCGGGCAAGTCCCCCCGCGGCATGTTGTCCGTCCGGGTGGAGCCGCGGGGCACGCGCCTGGCGGTGGTGGTGGAGGACGACGGCGCGGGCCTGTCCCCGGAGAACGTTCGCGCCACGGCGGTGCGGCGCGGGCTGCTCGGCGAGGCCGAGGCCGCCAAGCTCACCGACATGCAGGCCGCGCGGCTCATCTTCGAGCCGGGCTTCTCCACGCGCGAGCAGGTGACGGAGACGTCCGGCCGGGGCGTGGGCCTGGACGTGGTGCAGAGCACGGCCACGCGGCTGCAGGGCGCGGTGGACGTCTCCTTCTCCCCGAGAGAGGGCACGCGCTTCACCATCGATCTGCCCCTCATCCTCGCGGGCGCGCTGGGGCTGCTGGTGCGTGCCGGCACGTCGGTGGTGGCCATTCCCTCGGACGCGGTGGAGCGCGTCCTGCGGTTGATGCCCGCGGACGTGGGCACGGTGGCCGGACACGTGGTGGCGCGCGTGGAGGACGAGCAACTGCCCTTCCACGCGCTCTCCACGTCCATCCACATGCCGCGGCTGCCCCTGGCCATCGAGTCCGGCAAGCCGCAGACGGCGATGGTGCTGGCGCTCGGCGGCGTGCGCGCGGTGTTCGCCATCGACGCGGTGGTGGGCCAGCAGGAGATTGTCGTGCGCTCGCTGGGCCCGCACCTGCGCGGCGTGGCGCACCTGGCCGGAGCGGCCGTGCTGGACGACGGCAGCGTGGTGCCCGTGCTCAACGCGCCCGAGTTGTTGCGCGTCGCCGCCGCGCCCGTGGTGCTGCGCGCCGCCACCGAGACGCGCCGCCCGCACATCCTCGTGTGCGACGACGCGCTCACCACGCGCTTCGCCATCAAGTCGCTGCTGGAGATCGCCGGCTACTCGGTGGTGACGGCCGGTGACGGACAGGAGGCGCTGGGCATCCTCGAGCGCACGCCCTGCCAGCTCGTGGTGAGTGACTGGCAGATGCCGCGGCTGGACGGCATCGGCCTCACCCGGCGCATCCGCGCCCACCCCAAGCTGTCCAACATCCCCGTCATCCTGTGCACCTCCCTGGACAGTCCCCAGGAGCGTGCCGCCGGCCTGGAGGCGGGCGCGGACGGCTACCTCGTCAAGCGCGAGGTGGAGCGTGGCAAGCTGTTGGATCTCGTGCGCCAGCTCCTGCCCACGAGCGTATAG
- a CDS encoding tripartite tricarboxylate transporter permease, with amino-acid sequence MQPDLLNQILIAAGMGLLGAVVFAAIGLISGTDETTTLAPPTLLVALLGVPPVGVFTFFLAGAVAKHMTHAVPTALLGIPGDTTAIPLLQDANILRNLGVPHIALRKMVSGGLLAAFLAVPLAVLFAVLLAPFGDTISKSAPWIFVTAAVLIAYLSGGRWASVITLVPFVLVIVALQAFTASRGVKLSVSYFLGIAIGPLVADLFSVLSPLEGPRMRRDRVRTFSLAPDVKSWSGYFPNPFKVLDATQTRWTLAAAAVSSATFVFSPVAMTVVMGEAVGSRIKHAYHRLTTVLATRNGVTEATYIAEVLIPLIAFGLPLSPVAAGPAAPLFNAPPRFTVDTATGQTHNLHDLLSHWEFLGYGMLSVVLAALVSYPFAMNHARRAALFVSRKVSHEAIIATFVGLIIVISVWEGQLLGLLVILTMGLLGGLLSRTLGFNTGVQFMGYYTAVLTVPALLKLFT; translated from the coding sequence GTGCAACCGGACCTCCTGAATCAGATCCTGATCGCCGCGGGAATGGGGCTGCTCGGTGCGGTGGTGTTCGCCGCCATCGGATTGATCTCCGGGACGGACGAGACGACGACGCTCGCACCGCCGACCCTGCTGGTCGCGCTGCTGGGCGTGCCGCCCGTGGGCGTCTTCACCTTCTTCCTCGCCGGAGCGGTCGCCAAACACATGACGCATGCGGTCCCCACCGCGCTGCTCGGCATTCCCGGCGACACCACCGCCATTCCCCTGCTGCAGGACGCCAACATCCTGCGCAATCTCGGCGTGCCGCACATCGCGCTGCGCAAGATGGTGTCTGGGGGGCTCCTCGCCGCCTTCCTGGCGGTGCCGCTGGCGGTGTTGTTCGCCGTCCTGCTCGCGCCCTTTGGGGACACCATCTCGAAGTCGGCGCCGTGGATCTTCGTGACGGCCGCGGTGCTGATCGCCTACCTGTCTGGCGGCCGTTGGGCCTCCGTGATCACGCTGGTGCCCTTCGTCCTCGTCATCGTGGCATTGCAAGCCTTCACGGCCAGCCGCGGCGTCAAGCTCAGTGTGAGCTACTTCCTCGGAATCGCCATCGGCCCGCTGGTGGCCGACCTGTTCTCGGTGCTCTCCCCGCTCGAGGGGCCGCGCATGCGGCGCGACCGCGTCCGGACGTTCTCGCTGGCTCCGGACGTGAAGAGCTGGTCGGGTTATTTCCCCAACCCGTTCAAGGTGCTCGATGCCACCCAGACCCGCTGGACGCTCGCCGCCGCGGCGGTGTCCAGCGCCACGTTCGTGTTCAGCCCGGTGGCCATGACGGTGGTGATGGGCGAGGCCGTGGGCTCGCGCATCAAGCATGCGTATCACCGGCTGACCACCGTGCTGGCCACGCGCAATGGTGTGACCGAGGCCACCTACATCGCGGAAGTGCTGATTCCGCTGATCGCCTTCGGCCTGCCCTTGAGTCCGGTGGCCGCCGGCCCGGCGGCGCCGCTGTTCAACGCGCCCCCACGGTTCACGGTGGATACCGCCACCGGGCAGACGCACAACCTGCACGACCTGCTCAGCCACTGGGAGTTTCTTGGCTACGGCATGCTGTCCGTGGTGCTGGCGGCGCTGGTGTCGTACCCGTTCGCCATGAACCATGCGCGGCGGGCGGCGTTGTTCGTCTCACGCAAGGTGAGCCACGAGGCCATCATCGCCACCTTCGTCGGCCTGATCATCGTCATCAGTGTCTGGGAAGGTCAGCTCCTGGGGCTGCTGGTGATCCTGACGATGGGACTGCTCGGTGGGCTGTTGTCTCGCACCCTCGGCTTCAATACGGGCGTGCAGTTCATGGGCTACTACACCGCGGTGCTCACCGTGCCCGCGTTGCTCAAGCTGTTCACGTGA
- a CDS encoding pentapeptide repeat-containing protein → MDLSKARLFHTDLRGADLRGARLPSDMKEVKHDAKTRWPRGFRPESR, encoded by the coding sequence GTGGACCTCTCGAAAGCCCGGCTGTTCCACACGGATCTCCGTGGAGCGGACCTGCGCGGGGCGCGACTGCCCTCCGACATGAAGGAGGTGAAGCACGACGCGAAGACCCGATGGCCCAGGGGCTTCCGGCCCGAGAGCCGCTGA
- a CDS encoding WD40 repeat domain-containing protein gives MTARRAYGTTPFNAPGEFAGLDFSPDSRVLRAILPGEDTSLLVSFDVARGTVAEQRELNGRWRVVHALPGGDVLLGWWGHIRRLSSRGKAKWTLEGTQGLHLAAMSPDRSVFVSIEGSEALVRDASRTTVLHTLREKDGALHSVAFSADGTLLATGSSKGIVRLFDARTGKERAKRSSTKVLALAFSPTGKHLLVGHGTGKVELWGVEDLKPVSRFVAHHTFKAGGGAGCRWVAFSSDGERAFSLGNEHLLRSWSVPDGDEGPVIHVPRRHAQGSVTALSPDGRWLATGSTPGALSVWTAEDGTSHGGGDAAPAPILGLALTPRAVVATSNDSCVSWELDTGKRTEIPAGFPPTDAKGLSSGLLVRLDYESIFVGKSLDAKAREAFRLSTYASGPLAISRDETLLAAPAQESVQVWVLKRGLLRAELPHEAPVSACAFGPKDAWLVTADSALHLWRMGKSPEVVRDISLASDGSDTIVRGLAVSPRGWIAVSVDGSDNNADAESALLLVDPRSGETLSRLERREVRLGQVAFVGDTRVAVADSLGRLLLADVANPAKARWLEPEEEDVRPQTLEKEARPIAMLGDGVAYVGPDGSVVVETLARKKAEKGAPFLLEAEAKSAAKPSSDARSYARRTSPGRSATGPSSPWPG, from the coding sequence ATGACCGCCCGACGTGCCTATGGCACCACGCCCTTCAACGCCCCGGGGGAGTTCGCCGGGCTCGACTTCTCTCCGGACTCGCGCGTCCTGCGGGCCATCCTCCCCGGCGAAGACACCTCCCTGCTGGTGTCCTTCGACGTGGCGCGCGGCACGGTGGCCGAGCAGCGGGAACTCAACGGACGCTGGCGGGTGGTCCACGCGCTGCCGGGTGGCGACGTCCTGCTCGGATGGTGGGGGCACATCCGCCGGCTCTCTTCCCGTGGGAAGGCGAAGTGGACGCTCGAGGGAACGCAGGGCCTCCATCTGGCCGCGATGAGCCCGGACCGCTCCGTGTTCGTCAGCATCGAAGGGTCCGAGGCGCTGGTCCGTGACGCCAGCCGCACCACCGTGCTCCACACCCTCCGCGAGAAGGACGGGGCCCTCCACTCCGTCGCCTTCAGCGCGGATGGAACGCTGCTGGCGACCGGGTCGTCGAAGGGAATCGTCCGGCTGTTCGACGCACGTACCGGCAAGGAGCGGGCGAAGCGGAGCAGTACCAAGGTCCTCGCCCTCGCCTTCTCACCCACGGGGAAGCACCTGCTCGTCGGTCATGGCACCGGTAAGGTGGAGCTGTGGGGCGTGGAGGATCTGAAGCCGGTGTCGCGCTTCGTGGCCCATCACACGTTCAAGGCGGGGGGAGGCGCCGGTTGCCGCTGGGTCGCCTTCTCATCGGACGGCGAGCGCGCGTTCTCGCTCGGCAACGAGCACCTGCTGCGTTCGTGGAGCGTCCCGGACGGTGACGAGGGACCGGTCATCCACGTGCCCAGGCGGCACGCGCAAGGTTCGGTCACCGCGCTCTCTCCCGATGGTCGGTGGCTCGCCACCGGCTCCACCCCGGGCGCGCTGAGCGTGTGGACAGCGGAGGATGGAACGTCGCACGGCGGAGGGGACGCCGCGCCCGCGCCAATTCTCGGACTGGCCCTCACCCCGCGCGCGGTCGTGGCCACATCGAACGACTCCTGCGTCTCCTGGGAACTCGACACCGGGAAGCGGACGGAGATTCCAGCCGGTTTCCCTCCCACGGACGCCAAGGGCCTCTCGTCCGGCCTGCTGGTGCGGCTCGACTACGAGTCCATCTTCGTCGGCAAGTCGCTCGACGCGAAGGCGCGCGAGGCCTTTCGGCTCTCCACCTACGCCTCGGGTCCGCTCGCGATCTCCCGGGACGAGACGCTGCTCGCCGCGCCGGCTCAGGAAAGCGTCCAGGTATGGGTACTGAAGCGTGGCCTGCTCCGGGCGGAGCTGCCGCACGAGGCGCCAGTGAGCGCGTGTGCCTTCGGCCCGAAGGACGCGTGGCTGGTCACCGCGGACAGCGCGCTGCACCTGTGGCGGATGGGGAAGTCACCGGAGGTGGTACGCGACATCTCCCTGGCGAGCGATGGGTCGGACACCATCGTGCGAGGGCTGGCGGTCTCCCCGCGCGGCTGGATCGCGGTCAGCGTGGACGGCAGCGACAACAACGCCGACGCGGAGAGCGCGCTGCTCCTGGTGGATCCACGCAGCGGCGAGACGTTGAGCCGGCTCGAACGTCGCGAGGTGCGGCTGGGGCAGGTGGCCTTCGTGGGGGACACGCGCGTCGCGGTGGCCGACTCGCTGGGGCGGCTGCTCCTCGCGGATGTGGCCAACCCGGCGAAGGCGCGCTGGCTCGAGCCAGAGGAGGAAGACGTCCGGCCCCAGACGCTGGAGAAGGAGGCGCGGCCCATCGCGATGCTCGGCGATGGGGTGGCCTACGTGGGCCCGGACGGCAGCGTGGTCGTGGAGACCCTGGCGAGGAAGAAGGCCGAGAAGGGCGCTCCCTTCCTGCTCGAGGCCGAGGCGAAGTCCGCCGCGAAGCCCAGTTCCGACGCGCGGAGCTACGCGAGGCGAACCTCTCCCGGGCGAAGTGCTACCGGACCGTCTTCTCCCTGGCCAGGCTGA
- a CDS encoding M20/M25/M40 family metallo-hydrolase has translation MSRLGSVAVWLACATSAFAKAPQEKEVWITLGTDALEPVRGAFQGQGLTLAAPTFQKGGVAVLRMRESQVAQLARAMHDKLNRCAGFVTHDSQAEAFAAVESDGASQSAQLVASLITYDINNAPSVNALLDEVQETEIRGTINSLSTNWTNRYYDVQSGADASTWLENKWKTITAGRSDITVELFPHSWKQSSVIATLQGTTLPDEVVVIGGHLDSINLSDPTTGTAPGADDDASGVASVTEVLRVAVLKGYRPARTVKFMAYAGEEVGLLGSKAIANSFKSSGVNVVGVLQLDMTNYKGNTFDFGLVVDRTNAALNTQIRNLVTTYQPGLTVVSAGCGYACSDHASWTSAGYPASMPFEASLSTMNPKIHGAEDTLAFMGGTAANSVKFAKLGASFVAELAKGATEGNTPPPTNGGGEDPGGGGSLNTAVFDATYKAPRCATAGPDCDSGALLDGRAGLGPELNTPNTLNAGCADGTSGSYHGDESIDRLEVSTTDGTTLAAGKTVKIEATVYAYSTSADKLDLYYTGDAASPSWTFIGTYSPSSTGTTTLSATYTLPAGGVQAIRANFRYNGSNDTNSTASICSSGAYDDHDDLVFTVQ, from the coding sequence ATGAGCAGGTTGGGTTCGGTGGCCGTGTGGCTCGCATGTGCCACGTCCGCGTTCGCGAAGGCTCCACAAGAGAAGGAGGTGTGGATCACCCTCGGCACGGACGCGTTGGAGCCGGTGCGCGGCGCGTTCCAGGGCCAGGGCCTGACGCTGGCCGCTCCTACGTTCCAGAAGGGCGGTGTGGCGGTGCTGCGCATGCGCGAGTCGCAGGTGGCGCAACTGGCGCGGGCGATGCACGACAAGCTCAACCGGTGCGCGGGTTTCGTCACCCATGACTCCCAGGCCGAGGCGTTCGCGGCGGTGGAGTCCGACGGCGCTTCCCAGTCTGCCCAGTTGGTGGCCTCGCTCATCACCTACGACATCAACAATGCCCCCTCGGTGAATGCGCTGCTGGACGAAGTGCAGGAGACGGAGATCCGGGGCACCATCAACTCGCTGTCCACCAACTGGACCAACCGCTACTACGACGTGCAGTCGGGAGCGGATGCGTCCACCTGGCTCGAGAACAAGTGGAAGACGATCACCGCCGGGCGCTCGGACATCACGGTGGAGCTCTTCCCCCATTCCTGGAAGCAATCGTCCGTCATCGCCACCCTCCAGGGCACCACGCTGCCCGACGAGGTGGTGGTGATTGGTGGCCACCTGGACTCCATCAACTTGAGCGACCCCACGACGGGCACGGCGCCGGGCGCGGATGACGACGCGTCGGGCGTGGCCTCGGTGACCGAGGTGCTGCGCGTGGCGGTGCTCAAGGGCTACAGGCCGGCGCGCACGGTGAAGTTCATGGCCTACGCGGGCGAGGAGGTGGGCCTGTTGGGCTCCAAGGCCATCGCCAATTCGTTCAAGAGCAGCGGCGTGAACGTGGTGGGCGTGTTGCAGTTGGACATGACCAACTACAAGGGCAACACGTTCGACTTCGGACTCGTGGTGGACAGAACCAACGCGGCGCTCAACACGCAGATCAGAAACCTCGTCACCACGTACCAGCCGGGGCTGACCGTCGTCAGCGCCGGGTGCGGCTATGCCTGCTCGGACCATGCCTCGTGGACCAGTGCGGGCTATCCGGCCTCGATGCCCTTCGAAGCCTCGCTGAGCACGATGAACCCGAAGATCCACGGGGCGGAGGACACGCTGGCGTTCATGGGGGGCACGGCGGCCAACTCGGTGAAGTTCGCGAAGCTGGGCGCGTCCTTCGTGGCCGAGCTGGCCAAGGGTGCCACCGAGGGCAACACTCCTCCCCCGACGAACGGTGGAGGTGAAGATCCGGGCGGTGGGGGATCGCTCAACACCGCGGTCTTCGACGCGACGTACAAGGCACCCCGTTGCGCCACGGCGGGCCCGGATTGTGACTCGGGTGCTCTGCTCGACGGCCGCGCTGGCCTGGGCCCCGAACTGAACACGCCCAACACGCTCAACGCGGGCTGCGCGGACGGCACCTCGGGCAGCTACCACGGGGATGAGTCCATCGATCGCCTCGAGGTGAGCACCACGGATGGGACGACTCTGGCCGCGGGCAAGACGGTGAAGATCGAGGCCACCGTGTATGCCTATTCCACCTCGGCGGACAAGCTGGACCTGTATTACACGGGGGACGCCGCGAGCCCCTCGTGGACGTTCATCGGTACGTACAGCCCGAGCAGCACCGGCACCACCACCCTCTCCGCCACGTACACCCTGCCCGCGGGCGGTGTGCAGGCCATTCGCGCGAACTTCCGCTACAACGGGAGCAACGACACCAACAGCACCGCGTCCATCTGCAGCAGCGGCGCCTACGACGACCACGACGACCTGGTCTTCACGGTGCAGTGA
- a CDS encoding M4 family metallopeptidase — translation MRHSLFAACVSLSLGACGGTTLPEPTGDEATQVLAPDLPADVRSALAALPSARIIGAHEDGMPFMIRGDFGRASGSVREPLAAIAPVFRLRASDLVVRRSSRDERGHTHVRYSRTLNGLPVFGEELIVHLDELGRIYAANGSARGGEAVALPAQARLSREALEHAALALVPGGERVWGEPRLQYARSSTDSRLKLAYELVVEDASGGGRVREHVFIDALEGTLVLRFSDHHEAVDRVIYSRANSGNVLVRQEGEVPTGDAIVDVAYDNLGRFYDCYQSLFSRDSYDNAGAPLQASVHFLRNYGNAYWNGYSQIMCGDGDSSISAPCSDPDIIFHEMTHAVTGAESGLVYTGESGGLNESMSDIAAVFCSSWETGWSTGPDIWKLAESSWTPATAGDALRYLDDPRKDGRSLDYYPDYTSSTSVHYSSGISNLAFALLSKGGLHPRGKTSVTVAGIGVEQAARIFYKAGTDYFTASTTFAQARAYTEQAAQDLSYSTGSVTAAWEAVGVGLTPPPALAAGGAPRSR, via the coding sequence ATGCGCCATTCCCTGTTCGCCGCTTGTGTTTCGCTTTCGCTCGGTGCCTGTGGAGGCACCACACTCCCCGAGCCCACCGGGGATGAAGCCACGCAAGTCCTTGCCCCGGATCTTCCAGCGGATGTCCGCTCCGCGCTCGCCGCGCTGCCCTCCGCGCGGATCATCGGCGCGCACGAGGACGGGATGCCCTTCATGATTCGGGGCGATTTCGGCCGGGCGAGTGGCTCTGTGCGCGAGCCCCTGGCCGCCATCGCTCCGGTGTTCCGTCTGCGGGCCTCGGACCTCGTCGTGCGGCGAAGCTCCCGCGACGAGCGGGGCCACACCCACGTGCGTTATTCGCGCACCTTGAATGGGCTGCCCGTGTTCGGCGAGGAACTCATTGTTCACCTGGATGAGCTCGGGCGCATCTACGCGGCCAACGGCTCGGCGCGTGGTGGAGAGGCCGTGGCGCTGCCCGCCCAGGCGAGGTTGTCGCGCGAGGCCCTCGAGCATGCCGCGCTCGCGCTCGTTCCGGGCGGTGAGCGGGTGTGGGGCGAGCCCCGGCTCCAGTACGCCCGTTCCAGCACGGACTCGCGGCTGAAGCTGGCCTACGAGCTGGTGGTGGAGGACGCGTCGGGCGGCGGGCGCGTGCGGGAGCACGTGTTCATCGATGCCCTGGAGGGCACCCTCGTCCTGCGCTTCTCGGACCACCACGAGGCGGTGGACCGTGTCATCTACTCGAGGGCGAACAGTGGCAACGTGCTGGTGCGCCAGGAGGGAGAGGTTCCCACGGGCGATGCGATCGTGGACGTGGCCTACGACAACCTGGGCCGCTTCTACGATTGCTACCAGAGTCTCTTCTCCCGTGACTCGTATGACAACGCGGGCGCGCCGTTGCAGGCCAGCGTCCACTTCCTGCGCAATTACGGCAACGCCTATTGGAATGGCTATTCCCAGATCATGTGCGGCGATGGTGATAGCAGCATCAGTGCTCCATGCTCGGACCCGGACATCATCTTCCATGAGATGACCCACGCGGTGACCGGTGCCGAGTCCGGCCTCGTCTATACGGGTGAGTCCGGTGGCCTCAACGAGTCCATGTCCGATATCGCCGCCGTCTTCTGCTCGAGCTGGGAGACGGGCTGGTCCACCGGGCCCGACATCTGGAAGCTGGCCGAGTCCTCCTGGACGCCGGCCACCGCGGGGGATGCGCTGCGCTACCTGGATGATCCGCGCAAAGACGGCCGCTCGCTGGACTACTACCCCGACTACACCTCGAGCACGAGCGTGCACTACAGCTCGGGTATCAGCAATCTGGCCTTCGCGCTGTTGTCCAAGGGAGGCCTGCACCCGCGGGGCAAGACGAGCGTCACCGTGGCGGGCATCGGCGTGGAGCAGGCGGCGCGGATCTTCTACAAGGCGGGCACGGACTACTTCACGGCGAGCACCACGTTCGCCCAGGCGAGGGCGTACACCGAGCAGGCCGCGCAGGATCTCTCCTACTCCACGGGCTCCGTGACGGCGGCCTGGGAGGCGGTCGGCGTGGGCCTCACACCTCCTCCTGCCCTCGCGGCGGGGGGTGCACCCCGTTCGCGCTGA